From the Chryseobacterium fluminis genome, the window TATCATTTTAAAATGGTACTCGCCGATTATGACGATACCAATTTTGACTCGGCCGTATTCCTCGAAGCAGGATCTTTCGATATCGGGGTCCAGATCTTAAATCCGGCGGGAGTCGCTCTTCCGTCTTCTGTTAATATGTGTGATAATGAGCCTCAGACCTTCACTGCATCAACACAGTTTGCCAGTGCCACTTATATCTGGTCTCTGAACGGAACTCCGATTCCCGGTGCCACAGGACCCAGTTATACTGCAACCCAGCCTGGTGTCTATACCGTACAGGTTTTTCTTGCAGGAAACACCTGTCCCGGAAGTGCCAGCATAACAGTTGTGGGAGGGACAGGCCCTACAGTTCAGAATGCCACCTTAACGGCCTGTTATACCCCCGGGAATGCCACCTATGATTTAACCTCTGCCCAGTCGTCAATAAGCACCACTGCAGGGGCCGTATTTTCATATTATGCCACCCTGGCAGATGCCAATGCGGGAAATACAAATACCATTGCCGCACCTACTGCATATCCCAGTGCCGGAGGTCAGACGGTCTATGTTCGTGTAACAACAGGGTTCTGTTCAAAAGTTGCTCAGCTGCAATTGGTAAAAGCACCGCAAATGACCGCAACAATTGCACCGCCTGCAGTTTTAACCTGTACGAACTCACAGATAACATTGAATGCCTCCACATCAGTGTATCCTGCAGGATCCACATTCAACTGGACGACGGTAGGAGGGAATATAGTTTCAGGAGGGAATACTTTGACACCTGTCATTAACCTTGCAGGCACCTACACGCTTACCATTTCGAAAACATATCAGCCGGGTAATGTGATCTGTAGTACTACGGCCACTGTAACAGTGACCGGAGACAGCGCGCCGCCCGCAACAGGCTTAACAGCCTCAAAAATATCAATCTGTAACGGAGAATCAGTTACGCTCACCGCTTCAGGAGGCGCAACCTATAATTGGGTAGGATTACCGGGAACCGGAAATACACAGACGGTTTCCCCTACTGCCACCACTACCTACACCGTGACCGCAGTAGGTGCCAATGGATGCGTTTCTCAAAATCCGGCGACCATTACCATTGAAGTTTCCCAACCGATTACCGTTCAGAATGCGACCTTATTAAAATGCTATGAGCAGGGAGGAATTACGTATGATTTAACTTCAGCTCAGCCACAGATAACATCTGCAGGTACTGCAACATTTGCTTATTATCTACTGCAGGCAGATGCCAACGCGGGAAATACGAATACCATTCCGGCTCCTGCAACGTTTTTAAGTGCAGGAAATCAGACTATTTATGTATTGGTCAGAAACGGGGGATGCAGTTATGTCGTTACTCTGCAGTTATTGTCGACCCCTCAGACTACCCTAACAATAGCTGCTCCACAAACCATTACCTGTACGACGAGTCAGGTTACATTAAATGCGTCGGCGTCTGTAGTTCCTGCAGGCTCTACAGTTGCGTGGACGACTACGGGAGGAAATATTGTTTCCGGAGCCACGACCTTAACCCCGGTAGTGAATGCCGGCGGAGCATATACATTAACCGTGTCAAATGTAAACCAGCCGGGAAATCTGAACTGTACGTACACCGCTACAGTAAATGTTGTTCAGGATACCGCTCTGCCTGTTGCTGCCGTAGTTTCATCGGTTCCCAGGATTTGTGTTGGAGAATCACTTACATTAACTGCTTCCGGAGGGGTAACTTACAATTGGGTCGGACTGACAGGAAATGGAAATACCCAGACTGTTTCTCCTACTACAACGACCGTTTATACGGTATATGCAGTGGGTGCAAACGGATGTATTTCTGCCAATCCCGCTACAGTAACCGTAATTGTAGGTCCGCCTATTGCCGTGGTAGCTGCCTCAAAAACAAAAATATGTGTGGGTGAATCTGTTACCTTAACCGCTTCAGGAGGAATTACCTATAATTGGGTAGGTCTTACCGGAAACGGAAACACCCAAATTGTTTCTCCTACGGTGACCACAGTCTATTCTGTGTTTGCATTGGGAGGAAATGGATGTAGCTCTGTGAATCCCGCTACCGTTACTATCGAAGTAGTACCGGCTATCGAATCCACGCTGGAAAATGTATATGTTTGCGAAGGAGATACGGGGATTCTGGATGCAGGAGCAGGGCCGAATTACACCTATATATGGAGTACAGGAGCTACCACACAGACCATCTCTACCAATGTAGTAGGAACGTATTCAGTGACGATAAGCAATGGAGTATGTTCTAAAGTGTACACCGCACAGCTGCTGAATCCTGATCTTCCCAAATTTACCAACGTTACGTATCTTGATCATGTATTGACTTTATCCACAACGAACCCCAACGGAGGTGTACTGGAATATTCTATTGACGGAGGCGTAACATGGCAGTCGTCTAACGTTTTCCATAATGTACTTAACAATACGAATTATAATCTAAAAGTAAGGGTAAAAGATGCTAACTGTAATACATCATTAGACTTCTTTACTTTCTTTGTCATTAATGCCATTACGCCCAATGCAGATGGCAAAAATGATGCGGTGGATTTCTCAGGGATAAGCAATTACAATAATTTTGCTGCCTCTGTCTACAACAGGTATGGTCAGGAAATCTTTAAAGCTACCAAAGCTGATGCCGTATGGCGAGGAAGCATCAGAGGAGTGAATTTACCTACAGCTACCTACTGGTACAGAGTTCAGTGGGAAAATCCTGCAAGTAAAAAACTTGAGCTGAGAACAGGCTGGATTTTACTGAAAAACAGAAATTAATCCTTTTAAAAAAAACGTAAAAATTAAAATTTATTATAAACGAAAGTCTCTCCAATTGGAGAGACTTTCGTTTTTATGATAAAAAAAGTTAAATATCTATATAGGATGTATAAAAAAAAATTAAATTTGTTGAAACAAAAATATTATGAAGAGATATCTACTGTTATTTTCCTTATTTTTAGTCTCGTCCAATTTTCTTTTTTCACAAAATTTACCCACCCGAAAAGTTAACATAAAGCCCAGGCCCGGCCTGGATAAAAAAGCAGGTACTTTTATTGATGTTAATGCTCCTTCTTATGCTGCAACAGGCTATAATATAACCCAATTGGTAAAAGACATACTCATTTCATCGGGTACCAACTCCTGTGTAACACCCAATGTCTCCAATGTAGTGGTCACTCCTGGATTAGCTGCAAGTAACAGTGACAGAGCCTGGGGATACTTTCATAAAGGGACCACAAACTTCCCGTTTAAAGACGGTATCGTCTTAATGACCGGCAAAGTCAGTGAGGCGGGAAATGCATATATTGATGTAAATTCACCGGTAAGTACAGGTGGTTTCAATGTAGGAACCGGGAGTAATCCGACCTGGTGGCAGCGACTAACCCTACAGTCTCATTGCAGGATGCGGTAATCTTGGAATTCGATTTTGTTCCTACCTCATCCCAGGTTAAATTTAATTATCTTTTCGCTTCAGAAGAATATACCGGTACTTTTCCCTGTAACTATTCAGACGCATTTGCGTTATTATTAAGACCTTCTACAGGCGGACCTTACCAGAATATGGCGGTATTGCCCAATGGTGCAGGTCCGGTGAGTGTTACCAATATCCGTCCGGATACCCAGTTTGATGGGAGTAATCTCTATTGCGGACCTGTAAACCCAACGTTTTTTGGAGGTTATAACACAACACATATAGAAACTAACTTTAGTGGAAGAACGATTCCTCTTACTGCAACGGCTACGGTGACACCGGGACAGTCCTACCATTTTAAAATGGTGCTTGCCGATGCGACCGACAGAAGTTATGACTCGGCAGTGTTTTTGGAAGGAGGCTCTTTTAATATCGGAGTAGAGCTATTAGATCCTACGGGAGCGACTCTTCCCGAAGAAATTAATGTATGTGATAACGTTCCGCAGGTAATTACGGCATCCGTAAGTGACCCGAATATGTCTTACCAGTGGTTTTTTAACGGGACACTCGTGCCGGGGGCGACAACTAATATCATTACTGCTACCCAGCCCGGAAATTATAAAATTCAGGTGACCTACCCGGGAAGTCCATGTCCTGGAGAAGCAACCATCAAAATAAACGGAGGAACAACGCCTGTTGCCAATGACGCCACATATCTGCTGTGTACTACTCCGGATATTACAACATTCGATCTCTCCGGGGCTATGCCGTTAATCAGTACGACGCCGGGAGCTGTTTTCCGTTTTTATGTCAATCAGGCTGATGCCGTTGCCCAGAACAATAACTATATTCAGAATATTTTAAATTATAACGGTACTGACGGTCAGATTTTATATGTAGTGGTTTCTAATGGTGGCTTCTGTAGCAAAACTATAGAACTTACTTTACAGAAGGAGCAGACCCCTAAAGCAAGTGTTGTTGCATCAAAATTGAAAATCTGCCCGGGAGAATCTGTAGATTTGACGGCAACCGGGGGAACAACTTATTTATGGAGCAACTTTATGGGAACGGTAAATGCGCAGACGGTAACGTTATACAATACCACTACATTTACGGTATATGCCATCGGGCCGAAAGGATGTAAATCTTTACAGCCTGCCACTATTACTGTTGAGGTAGTTCCGGAAATTACATCTTCATTAGCGGATGTTCAGGTATGTCTGGGAGACAGAGTAGTGCTGGACGCAGGAGCAGGACCGAATTATAAATATTTATGGAATACAGGAGAAACAACCCAGACCATCGTGGTAGATCAGTGGGGATTATATTCAGTAGCTATCGATAACGGATACTGTACAAGAACATTTGAAGCTAAAGTGGCAGCACCGGCACTTCCTTTCATCTCGAATATAGATTACGTAAGCAATACTTTGACGGTTACGGCAGAAAATCCCCCGATGAACAATACCCCAAGTACGTTGGAATATTCTGTCGATGGAGGCGTGACATGGCAGAATTCAAATGTGTTTCCGGGATTACAGAATAATACCAATTACAATATTCAGGTGAGAAGAATAGGGACACACTGCGTGGGTATCCTGGACTTCTATACTTTCAATATTTCGAATATTATCACACCCAATCAGGATGGTATTAACGATGTACTTGACCTGACAGCTTTAGGAAGTTTCAAAAACTTTAAAGGATCTGTATATGACAGGTACGGATCTGAAATTTTCAGATTTACGAAAGAAACTCCGATCTGGGACGGTACACTGGGTGGGAAGAAACTCTCTACTGCAACCTATTGGTACAAGTTCAATTTTGAATATCCGAAATCAAAAACTCAGATGAACTGGTCCGGATGGATCATGTTGAAAAACAGAGAATAATTTACTCAGAATAATATAAAAAAAGCCTTTCAAATCAAATTGAAAGGCTTTTTTATGAACCTGAAAACCAGGTCAGGAATATCTCATTATTGATTTCCTTTCCAAAGTATCGTAAAGTCGATAAAGTCGGCGACACTTAATTCTTCGGCTCTTTTATCCATGAATTCATGAGTTTTCAGAGCTTCGGGGATGTTCAGTACCTTTAAAGCATTGGACAGCTTTTTTCTTCTTTGATTAAATCCGGCCTTTACAATTTGCTTAAACAGAACCTCATTTCCGGCTAAGCCTTCTTTAGGGTTTCTGGTAAGTCGGATTACCCCCGATTTAACCTTTGGCGGAGGGTTAAAAA encodes:
- a CDS encoding choice-of-anchor L domain-containing protein translates to MLNRRTRSLFLALFFALISTFTFSQSRDRVGTVQRPSSQSMKAGAFIDVNAAGYPASNFNISQLVKDVLISGGSNCSNANVSNITVSPNLAVGNANRSWGYFNKAATNFPFAEGIVLSTGHAAKAGNTFQGTLSDVLPSGGDADLATALNVPIDKLKDATSIEFDFVPNSTEVTFRYLFASKEYQNNFTCNISDGFALLLKRSTDPTYTNLAVLPNNAGPVSVTNIIPSGMPCGPKNAQYFGGLNNPQIETNFNGRTVPLTAKATVIPGQTYHFKMVLADYDDTNFDSAVFLEAGSFDIGVQILNPAGVALPSSVNMCDNEPQTFTASTQFASATYIWSLNGTPIPGATGPSYTATQPGVYTVQVFLAGNTCPGSASITVVGGTGPTVQNATLTACYTPGNATYDLTSAQSSISTTAGAVFSYYATLADANAGNTNTIAAPTAYPSAGGQTVYVRVTTGFCSKVAQLQLVKAPQMTATIAPPAVLTCTNSQITLNASTSVYPAGSTFNWTTVGGNIVSGGNTLTPVINLAGTYTLTISKTYQPGNVICSTTATVTVTGDSAPPATGLTASKISICNGESVTLTASGGATYNWVGLPGTGNTQTVSPTATTTYTVTAVGANGCVSQNPATITIEVSQPITVQNATLLKCYEQGGITYDLTSAQPQITSAGTATFAYYLLQADANAGNTNTIPAPATFLSAGNQTIYVLVRNGGCSYVVTLQLLSTPQTTLTIAAPQTITCTTSQVTLNASASVVPAGSTVAWTTTGGNIVSGATTLTPVVNAGGAYTLTVSNVNQPGNLNCTYTATVNVVQDTALPVAAVVSSVPRICVGESLTLTASGGVTYNWVGLTGNGNTQTVSPTTTTVYTVYAVGANGCISANPATVTVIVGPPIAVVAASKTKICVGESVTLTASGGITYNWVGLTGNGNTQIVSPTVTTVYSVFALGGNGCSSVNPATVTIEVVPAIESTLENVYVCEGDTGILDAGAGPNYTYIWSTGATTQTISTNVVGTYSVTISNGVCSKVYTAQLLNPDLPKFTNVTYLDHVLTLSTTNPNGGVLEYSIDGGVTWQSSNVFHNVLNNTNYNLKVRVKDANCNTSLDFFTFFVINAITPNADGKNDAVDFSGISNYNNFAASVYNRYGQEIFKATKADAVWRGSIRGVNLPTATYWYRVQWENPASKKLELRTGWILLKNRN
- a CDS encoding choice-of-anchor L domain-containing protein, yielding MAATNPTVSLQDAVILEFDFVPTSSQVKFNYLFASEEYTGTFPCNYSDAFALLLRPSTGGPYQNMAVLPNGAGPVSVTNIRPDTQFDGSNLYCGPVNPTFFGGYNTTHIETNFSGRTIPLTATATVTPGQSYHFKMVLADATDRSYDSAVFLEGGSFNIGVELLDPTGATLPEEINVCDNVPQVITASVSDPNMSYQWFFNGTLVPGATTNIITATQPGNYKIQVTYPGSPCPGEATIKINGGTTPVANDATYLLCTTPDITTFDLSGAMPLISTTPGAVFRFYVNQADAVAQNNNYIQNILNYNGTDGQILYVVVSNGGFCSKTIELTLQKEQTPKASVVASKLKICPGESVDLTATGGTTYLWSNFMGTVNAQTVTLYNTTTFTVYAIGPKGCKSLQPATITVEVVPEITSSLADVQVCLGDRVVLDAGAGPNYKYLWNTGETTQTIVVDQWGLYSVAIDNGYCTRTFEAKVAAPALPFISNIDYVSNTLTVTAENPPMNNTPSTLEYSVDGGVTWQNSNVFPGLQNNTNYNIQVRRIGTHCVGILDFYTFNISNIITPNQDGINDVLDLTALGSFKNFKGSVYDRYGSEIFRFTKETPIWDGTLGGKKLSTATYWYKFNFEYPKSKTQMNWSGWIMLKNRE